Proteins found in one Aneurinibacillus uraniidurans genomic segment:
- the rbsB gene encoding ribose ABC transporter substrate-binding protein RbsB encodes MKRLIKGMVAGLLGISLLAGCTTQAPGTSDNKGAQGGKTGQATVGLAVSTQNNPFFVSLKQGAEKAATANGMKLVTVDAQDDPAKQISGIEDLIQRKVDVILVNPTDSAAIASAIKSANNANIPVITVDRSAEGGKVVSHVASDNVEGGRMAAKYLLDKIGKKGNIVELEGIPGSSAARERGQGFHEIVDKEPGVKVVAKQPADFDRAKGLSVMENILQANKDVKAVFAHNDEMALGAIQAIQAAGLKDVVVVGFDATADAVKAVQDGRMSATIAQKPELIGKQAVEAAKKVVKGEKVPASIPVKLELVTKK; translated from the coding sequence ATGAAACGACTTATTAAAGGAATGGTAGCCGGCTTGCTTGGCATCTCTTTGTTAGCAGGCTGTACGACACAGGCACCAGGTACAAGCGATAATAAGGGTGCGCAAGGTGGCAAGACAGGACAAGCAACAGTTGGTCTAGCTGTCTCTACGCAAAACAATCCATTTTTCGTCAGCTTAAAACAGGGGGCAGAGAAAGCAGCGACCGCGAACGGGATGAAACTGGTAACAGTAGATGCACAGGATGACCCGGCGAAGCAAATCTCCGGCATTGAGGATTTGATTCAGCGTAAGGTCGATGTGATTCTGGTAAATCCTACAGACTCTGCCGCGATTGCGTCTGCGATTAAGTCTGCTAATAATGCTAATATCCCGGTTATTACAGTTGACCGTAGTGCAGAAGGGGGCAAGGTTGTCTCTCATGTAGCGTCTGATAACGTAGAGGGTGGCCGTATGGCAGCTAAATATTTACTCGATAAAATCGGCAAGAAGGGTAATATCGTTGAACTTGAAGGCATTCCAGGTTCTTCAGCAGCTCGTGAGCGTGGCCAAGGATTCCATGAAATCGTCGATAAAGAACCAGGCGTAAAAGTTGTCGCGAAGCAGCCAGCTGATTTTGACCGCGCCAAAGGATTGAGCGTAATGGAGAACATTCTTCAGGCTAATAAAGATGTCAAAGCTGTATTTGCCCATAACGATGAAATGGCACTCGGAGCTATTCAAGCGATTCAGGCAGCGGGCTTAAAAGATGTGGTCGTTGTCGGGTTTGATGCTACAGCTGATGCGGTAAAAGCTGTACAAGACGGTCGGATGAGCGCTACCATTGCTCAGAAACCAGAGCTGATTGGAAAACAAGCGGTAGAAGCTGCGAAAAAAGTAGTAAAAGGGGAGAAAGTTCCAGCGAGTATCCCGGTTAAGCTTGAATTGGTTACGAAAAAGTAG
- the rbsC gene encoding ribose ABC transporter permease, giving the protein MGTTKKFSTSIQRLGSLIGLLVIIVILSIMSPDFLTENNILNVMRQVSVNALIAFGMTFVILTGGIDLSVGAVLALSGAVTASMMTNGMSAVLAILCGLAAGTVMGAINGLLITKGKVAPFIATLATMTIFRGLALVYTDGSPITGFNSDLFTMLGAGYFSYIPVPVIWMLILFIILYFVLRRTAFGRRVYAIGGNEEASILSGIKVGRVKLYIYALTGFLSAFAGIILTSRLNSAQPNAGAGYELDAIAAVVLGGTSLSGGRGWIFGTLIGAMIIGVLNNGLNLLEVSSFYQQVVKGAVILLAVLLDRKKAA; this is encoded by the coding sequence ATGGGAACGACTAAAAAATTTTCTACGAGTATACAGCGACTTGGTTCGCTGATCGGGCTTCTTGTCATTATTGTGATTTTGTCGATTATGAGCCCGGATTTTTTGACTGAAAATAATATTCTAAATGTCATGCGCCAGGTGTCTGTTAACGCACTGATTGCATTCGGGATGACGTTCGTCATTCTGACAGGTGGCATTGACCTATCTGTCGGTGCGGTTCTCGCACTTTCCGGTGCCGTTACGGCTAGTATGATGACGAATGGTATGAGCGCTGTGCTTGCAATCTTGTGTGGTCTTGCGGCAGGTACGGTAATGGGAGCAATCAACGGTTTGTTGATTACAAAAGGAAAAGTAGCACCATTCATTGCTACGCTGGCTACGATGACGATTTTCCGTGGACTGGCACTCGTCTATACGGACGGGAGTCCAATTACTGGATTTAATAGCGACCTGTTTACGATGCTAGGTGCAGGGTATTTTTCGTATATTCCTGTTCCGGTTATCTGGATGTTGATCTTATTTATCATTCTGTATTTCGTTCTTCGTAGAACCGCATTTGGCCGCCGCGTGTATGCCATTGGGGGGAATGAGGAAGCCTCTATTCTATCTGGCATTAAGGTAGGCCGTGTCAAACTATACATTTATGCGCTAACAGGTTTTCTGTCAGCCTTCGCGGGGATTATTCTCACTTCGCGCCTAAACTCAGCACAGCCGAATGCCGGAGCGGGCTATGAGCTGGATGCAATCGCCGCGGTTGTGCTTGGCGGGACAAGCCTGTCAGGTGGACGCGGTTGGATTTTTGGTACGCTGATTGGTGCCATGATTATCGGGGTACTGAACAACGGCCTGAACTTACTGGAAGTCTCCTCTTTCTACCAGCAGGTAGTCAAAGGGGCTGTCATTTTGCTGGCGGTGCTTCTTGACCGCAAAAAAGCAGCATAG
- a CDS encoding sugar ABC transporter ATP-binding protein — MNQVIEMTDISKSFGAVHVLKNVSFSLDKGEIHALMGENGAGKSTLMKILTGIYPKDTGVIRVRGEEVEFSGPKDAEEKGIAVIHQELNIIPQLTVMENMFLGRDLTGAFGVLRTKEMKARTKEYLGRLGVQIDPDTEAGTLSIGQQQMIEIARALSLNAEVLIMDEPTAALTEREIEALFSVIRDLRKQGVGIVYISHRMEEIFALCDRISVLRDGTFVGTEIIKETTLDRIVQMMVGRELGERFPERSAKPGEERLRVENLSDGGILQDISFTARQGEILGVAGLMGAGRTEIMRTLFGVVPKKSGRVVLDGQEVTIRKPEDAIRQGIAFVTEDRKAEGLVLELSVRENIALPNLSVLSRNGLMAVGKEKHLVRDMITRLNIKTRDAEQHVKSLSGGNQQKVVIGKWLGIQPKVLILDEPTRGVDIGAKKEIYHIMNELTAEGVTIIMISSELPEILGMSDRILVMHEGKLTAVMDACDATQEAIMHAATGGK; from the coding sequence ATGAATCAAGTAATTGAAATGACGGACATCAGCAAGTCGTTCGGTGCGGTGCATGTACTCAAAAATGTTTCCTTCTCGCTCGACAAAGGTGAAATTCATGCGTTAATGGGTGAGAATGGGGCCGGAAAATCAACGTTAATGAAAATTTTAACCGGCATTTATCCAAAAGACACAGGAGTAATCCGGGTGCGCGGAGAGGAAGTAGAGTTCAGTGGACCGAAGGACGCGGAGGAAAAGGGAATCGCGGTCATTCACCAGGAACTCAACATTATTCCGCAGCTGACCGTAATGGAGAATATGTTTCTCGGGCGGGATTTGACCGGGGCTTTTGGCGTTCTGCGCACAAAAGAAATGAAGGCCAGAACAAAAGAGTATTTAGGTCGGCTCGGGGTTCAGATTGATCCAGATACAGAGGCGGGAACGCTTTCGATTGGGCAGCAGCAGATGATCGAGATTGCACGTGCGTTATCGTTGAATGCAGAAGTATTAATTATGGATGAACCGACCGCTGCTTTGACAGAGCGGGAAATTGAGGCACTGTTCAGCGTGATTCGTGACCTGCGCAAGCAAGGTGTCGGGATCGTATACATCTCGCACCGAATGGAAGAAATTTTTGCGCTTTGCGATCGCATCTCAGTGTTGCGTGACGGTACGTTTGTCGGAACGGAGATCATTAAAGAGACAACGCTTGACCGCATCGTACAGATGATGGTTGGTCGTGAGCTGGGAGAACGCTTCCCGGAACGATCCGCCAAGCCGGGAGAAGAACGGCTTCGTGTTGAGAATTTAAGTGACGGTGGTATCTTGCAGGATATTAGCTTTACCGCACGCCAGGGCGAAATTCTAGGTGTCGCAGGGCTTATGGGAGCAGGTCGGACAGAAATTATGCGCACCTTATTCGGTGTGGTTCCAAAGAAAAGCGGTCGGGTTGTACTTGACGGACAAGAAGTTACCATTCGCAAACCGGAAGATGCAATTCGCCAAGGGATTGCGTTCGTTACGGAAGATCGCAAAGCTGAGGGGCTCGTGCTTGAACTATCGGTACGTGAGAACATTGCCTTGCCGAACCTGTCCGTTTTATCTCGCAACGGCTTGATGGCGGTCGGGAAAGAAAAGCATCTCGTACGCGATATGATTACGCGTCTAAACATTAAAACAAGAGATGCTGAACAGCACGTCAAATCACTGTCAGGCGGCAATCAGCAAAAAGTCGTCATTGGCAAATGGCTCGGTATCCAGCCGAAAGTTCTCATTTTAGACGAGCCGACACGTGGTGTTGATATTGGTGCTAAGAAAGAAATTTATCACATTATGAACGAACTGACAGCAGAAGGTGTCACCATCATCATGATTTCATCCGAGCTACCGGAGATTCTCGGGATGAGTGATCGAATTTTGGTTATGCATGAAGGAAAGCTGACTGCTGTGATGGATGCCTGCGATGCGACACAGGAAGCGATTATGCACGCAGCGACCGGAGGGAAGTAA
- the rbsD gene encoding D-ribose pyranase yields MKKHGTLNSEITAVLARLGHTDTIVIADCGLPIPDGVKRIDLALKQGMPSFLETLEVVLADMQVESAVLASEITVHNPVVKEQTLSLLNETTVTYVAHEQFKALTQQAKAIIRTGEATPYANIILQAGVIF; encoded by the coding sequence ATGAAAAAACATGGCACACTAAACAGCGAGATTACCGCTGTGCTCGCCCGTCTTGGTCATACAGACACGATTGTCATTGCAGATTGCGGATTGCCGATCCCGGATGGTGTGAAACGGATTGATCTCGCATTGAAACAGGGGATGCCGTCATTTCTGGAGACGCTCGAAGTTGTACTTGCAGATATGCAAGTCGAAAGCGCGGTGCTTGCTTCTGAGATTACCGTACACAATCCTGTAGTAAAAGAACAAACACTTTCGCTTCTGAATGAAACAACAGTTACGTATGTTGCGCATGAGCAGTTCAAGGCGCTTACCCAACAGGCAAAGGCTATCATTCGTACGGGAGAGGCGACACCGTATGCGAATATTATTTTGCAGGCGGGCGTTATTTTTTAA
- the rbsK gene encoding ribokinase, with the protein MKQPRITVIGSINMDLVTETPRVPTIGETVLGTGFSTLPGGKGANQAVACARLGAQVTMVGCVGDDGFGAELVQRLQEENVNVDYVEPITHASTGIASIVVENGDNSIIVVPGANHAVTPEKVQQAEEAIKQADVVLLQLEIPLPAVAEAVRIAGKYGVPVVLNPAPAIALPAELLAGVAVVTPNEYELAIMLNRNPEQTEDFHELLQMYSGVIMMTKGGDGAYYKQQDGSVVHQPGFQVNVVDTTGAGDTCNAALAVMIGRGADMAAAVRYAVAASALSVTKFGAQGGMPTEQEVEQFLGQIKE; encoded by the coding sequence GTGAAACAACCACGTATTACAGTCATTGGAAGCATCAACATGGATCTGGTGACGGAAACGCCGCGTGTTCCGACGATTGGAGAAACCGTGCTTGGCACAGGCTTCTCCACACTTCCTGGCGGCAAGGGAGCCAATCAGGCGGTAGCATGTGCTAGGCTTGGTGCGCAGGTTACGATGGTTGGCTGTGTGGGAGATGATGGATTCGGGGCGGAACTTGTTCAACGTTTGCAAGAAGAAAACGTAAATGTCGACTATGTGGAACCGATTACACATGCATCAACAGGAATCGCATCCATCGTGGTAGAGAACGGGGACAACTCGATTATTGTCGTGCCGGGAGCGAACCACGCCGTGACACCTGAAAAAGTCCAGCAGGCAGAAGAGGCGATTAAGCAGGCAGATGTCGTGCTGCTTCAGCTTGAAATTCCGCTGCCTGCGGTAGCGGAAGCCGTTCGGATTGCCGGCAAATATGGTGTGCCTGTTGTGTTGAATCCGGCTCCAGCGATCGCGCTTCCCGCTGAACTATTAGCCGGGGTAGCGGTGGTAACCCCTAATGAATATGAACTAGCGATTATGCTCAATCGTAACCCGGAGCAAACAGAAGATTTCCATGAGCTGTTGCAGATGTATTCAGGCGTTATCATGATGACAAAAGGCGGAGATGGTGCATACTACAAGCAACAAGATGGTAGCGTCGTCCACCAACCAGGTTTTCAGGTGAATGTGGTCGATACAACAGGTGCCGGAGATACATGCAACGCAGCGCTTGCTGTCATGATTGGTCGTGGGGCTGACATGGCTGCAGCGGTCCGATATGCGGTTGCAGCGAGTGCCCTGTCCGTTACCAAGTTTGGTGCGCAGGGAGGCATGCCAACAGAGCAGGAAGTGGAGCAATTTTTAGGGCAGATAAAGGAGTAG
- a CDS encoding LacI family DNA-binding transcriptional regulator, translating to MATIKDVSKLAGVSVATVSRVLNRSGYVHTDTEQKVLHAIKALNYTPNFVARSLSNKKTSTIGLLVPDITNPFFPELARAVEDVMQLYGYTVILCNSDESAAKEKHYIEVLKQKYIDGMIVASNALSVEDVREFDMPVVVVDRLIEGDTIPTVMSDNRKGAQMATEFLLGQGCRKIAHIRGPEHLLNAEERCQGYLDVVQDIDWFDRSLIVSGKYEMKQAMEATLELLRAHPDVDGIFAGNDMMAIGAMRAVQVLGRTIPYEIEIVGYDGIALGEIVFPELTTIAQPIYDMGALAARMLIKQIEKQPLDSLHYCLDVQMVERGTTGKG from the coding sequence ATGGCGACGATTAAGGACGTATCGAAGCTCGCAGGTGTATCGGTAGCGACAGTCTCTCGTGTATTAAACCGAAGTGGATATGTACATACAGATACGGAACAAAAGGTGCTGCACGCAATCAAGGCGCTGAATTATACACCGAATTTCGTAGCGCGCAGTCTGTCCAACAAAAAGACGAGCACGATCGGCCTGCTGGTGCCTGATATTACGAACCCATTCTTTCCTGAACTTGCACGGGCGGTGGAAGATGTCATGCAATTGTATGGCTATACTGTCATTTTGTGTAATTCGGATGAAAGTGCTGCGAAAGAGAAACACTATATTGAAGTTTTAAAGCAAAAATATATCGATGGAATGATTGTAGCTTCGAATGCCTTGTCTGTAGAAGACGTTCGGGAATTTGACATGCCGGTTGTCGTGGTAGACCGATTGATTGAGGGGGATACGATCCCGACTGTCATGTCAGATAATCGAAAAGGAGCGCAGATGGCGACCGAGTTTTTACTCGGCCAAGGCTGTCGAAAAATTGCTCATATCCGGGGACCGGAGCATCTCCTGAACGCAGAAGAACGCTGTCAGGGATATCTTGATGTTGTACAGGATATAGACTGGTTTGACAGAAGTCTGATTGTTTCAGGTAAGTATGAAATGAAGCAGGCGATGGAAGCGACACTTGAACTGCTTCGAGCACATCCAGATGTGGATGGAATATTTGCTGGTAATGACATGATGGCGATTGGTGCGATGCGAGCCGTGCAGGTACTGGGACGGACGATTCCGTATGAGATCGAGATTGTCGGATATGACGGAATTGCGCTTGGTGAGATTGTGTTCCCGGAACTAACAACAATTGCCCAGCCGATCTATGATATGGGGGCATTGGCGGCGCGTATGCTGATTAAGCAGATTGAAAAACAGCCGCTTGATTCACTTCATTACTGCCTCGATGTTCAGATGGTGGAACGAGGCACAACAGGGAAGGGGTAG